The DNA sequence GATGTTCTGCTGCCGCCGCTGTGGCCCTTAGTCGAAACTAGCGGTTGCCGTGATCATAATAATTTTGCAATATTGTTAATTGATAATTAGAGTCATTAGACCTCTTACCAGGAATAACAATAACAAGGTCAGTTATCTTTCGCAGTACGCGTTTTCAGCTTCACATGGTGTGAACCGAGGGCACAAGGGATAACCGGCTCAAATAAAGGAATAACAATGAAAACCAATTATTCTCGCAGGGATTTTCTGGCCATGTCGGCCAAGGGTGTGGGTGCCGCCGTTGTCTCCTATGGCCTGATGGGCTGTTCAAGCAGTGACGACGATAAGCAAGAAACCGCCCCTAAGGTTCAATTTCTACACGGTATCGCCAGTGGTGACCCTACCCCCAGCGCAGTGATCCTCTGGACTCGAGTAACCCCTGACACCGACGGTGATGTCAAGGTGGGTTGGGAGATAGCTTCCGACGCCAATTTTACCCAGATGATCTCAAACGGCGAGACCACCACTAACGCCGATCGCGATTACACAGTGAAGGTCGATGCCATCGGCCTGGATTCGGGTACCGCTTATTATTATCGCTTCATGTCGGGTGAGCAGGTCTCAAGTGTCGGCATGACCAAGACGCTGCCAGAAGGTGCCGTCGAGCAGGTCAAGCTGGCGGTGATGTCTTGCGCCAACTTCCCAGCCGGTTACTTCAACGTCTATGAGCTGGCGGGTCAGCAGGAAGGGCTGGACGCCGTGGTGCACCTGGGTGACTACATCTATGAGTATGGCCGCGGCGGTTATGCCAGCGAACATGCTGCCGAGCTTGGTCGTGAAGTACTGCCTGCCGGTGAACTCTTTACCCTGTCAGACTATCGCACCCGTTACGGTCAATACCGCAGCGACGAGTCTCTACAGACCCTGCATGCCAAAGTGCCTTTCATCACAGTTTGGGATGACCATGAGGTGGCAAACGACACCTGGTCTGGCGGCGCCGAAAACCACAACGAGGGTGAGGGCGACTTCGAGGCCCGTAAGATGGGCGCCCTGCAAGCCTATTTCGAATGGCTGCCTATCCGTCCATGGCGCGAGGGCAACCACGAGGAAATTTATCGCTCATTCAGCTTCGGCGATCTGGTCGACCTGCACATGCTAGACACTCGCGTACTGGCTCGTGACAAGCAGCTGGACTACGCCGACTATGTCGATGCCACCACAGGTGCCATGGACAGTGCCCGCTTCATGGCGGATGTCACCAGCACAGAGCGGACTTTGCTGGGGGCCGAGCAGCTACAGTGGTTGCAGGCCAGCCTGCTGGGCGCCACGGGTAAGTGGCAGGTGCTGGGACAACAGATATTGATGGGCACCATGATGCTGCCGGCCGCGATCGCCATGCAGAAGCTCTCTGTCTATGAATATGCCGAGCTAGGCGCGTTGGCGCAGCTGGCGGCCCGTGCGGCGGCCAATGATCCGACCCTGACGCCACAGGAATACAGCTTCCTCATAGGTAACCAGTACAAGTTGACGCCTGAGGTGATGGCGCTGCTGCAACTGCCTTCTATCCCCTACAACCTGGATGCCTGGGATGGCTACGCCTATGAGCGTGAGGTGATCCTGGCAACGGCCAAGCAGAAGGGCGCTAACCTGGTGGTGATCGCCGGTGATACCCATAACGCCTGGGCCAACGAGCTTAAGGACAGCCATGGGGACCTGGTGGGCGTAGAGTATGCGACCAGCTCGGTATCCTCTCCTGGACTCGAGTATTACCTCGGCATTCCCGCCGACCAGCAGAGCGTGACCGAGGCCGGCGTCGTCGACCTGGTCGATGGCCTCAAGTACACCAACTTAAGGGATCGCGGTTTCATGGTGCTGACCTTCACCTCTGAGGCGGTGCGCAGCGACTGGCACTTTGTCGATACCATTCTCGACAGCGAGTTCAGCGAGGCGACTGAGAAGCATTACGCGGCGATGACCATGGCGGGTGAGCCTAAGATCACTGCGGCATAAGCCAAATTTAAGCCGACAAAGCCGCCCTCGAGGCGGCTTTTTTACCTTTAAAAGTGCATCCTCCGTCCAAGTTTCGTTATTTAGTTCTGCATGGGGGAATTTTTTAGTATAAAATTCAGCTCCAAATCCCGCAGCGTCGATTGTCGTCGTGTTGAAGTTCAATACGCGCCCCTTGTGCTACGCTGGATTTGGGGCGAAGCCTAATCGATGGATTACCTTCCTCCCTCTCAAAGACCAAATAGAACAAGATGGGGACGGCCTGATGTCTGAGAAACACTTTATTACCGCACAGGAATTGCTGGAAGATTCTTTTCGCCTAGCGGCGCAAGTTTATGAGAGCGGTTTTAGACCACAGTTTATTGTCGGCATATGGCGTGGCGGTGCTCCGATAGGGATTGCGGTCCAGGAATATTTCGATTTCAAGAAGGTCGAGACGGACCATATCGCCGTGCGTACCTCCTCTTACTATGGCATTGGCACTGATAAGCAGAGCAAGCAGATCAAGGTGCATGGCCTGCACTATATCGTAGAGAACGCTAACGCCGATGACGGCCTGCTGATTGTCGACGATGTGTTCGACTCTGGCCGCAGCATCCACGCCCTGAAAGAGAAGCTGGCGGAGCTGATGCGCCTCAATATGCCAACCGACGTGCGTATTGCCTGCCCTTACTACAAGCCGAAGAATACCGCGGTATCTTTGAAGCCGGACTACTTCATCCACGAGTCTGAAGACTGGTTGGTGTTCCCACACGAAGTTTCTGGCCTGTCGCCAGAGGAGATCGCCAACGGTAAGGGCGATCTGAAGAACATCAAAGAGCTTTTCGTGTAACGCGTTAAGCCATGATTAGTAACATAAAAAATGCCACTCTAGGGTGGCATTTTTTATGCTGCTAATTCTTGCTCTAGCCTGGTTATAGCTTGTCTATCTCGTCACCCAGCTGATAGGCCTTGTCTGTGACTATCTTCTCCAGGGTGGCGATGCGGGATTTGAGTTTATCTATCTCGGCCTTAAGTGCATCAATTTCACTGTTGTCTACACTGGCCTGTCGCCTGTTGTGTTCCTTAAAGGCGGCGAATGCGAATGCGCCTATGATGGCGATGGCGGCGAGTTGAAAAATGCCCATGGGCTTGCTCCTGTTTATGCTAGGGCCTGTAGACCTAGACGTCCCAATGTCTGTTATCTCACTATAACCCAAAAATGTTTCGCTACCAGGCCCTTATCCTGTTTTATCTATGCTGCTTACGAGGGGCTGACTCGATCTACCTATATTAGGGATTTGGCTGCATCGCCTCTTGCACCCGGATACATTCTTGCTCGGCGGCTATGGTCCGATTGATGCCTCTCAGGGTCGTTGGGCTATAGCCCTCTGGTTTATCGAGCAGTGCCTGCAGCCTGAGCAGGCTGGCGTAACTGCAGCTTCTGGGCAGCAGGTTAGCCGTGTAGCTCTGCATGAATGCCTGGCTGTTGCGTTTGTCCACCTCGGCAAGTTCTGCCAGACGCTGCTCGGCGCTGGCCTGACTCGGGGCCTTCTGCTCGCTGGGGTAGAGGTGGCGCATCACCTGAGTTAATTTCTCCAGCAGCTGAGGATCGCTCTCCTTGCTGTGAGCCTGGATTCGCTCGAACCACTGGCGTTTCTCCTTGGCGCTGGGACGGGCCACCAGGGCGCCGAGCGCCGCCGCTTGCCCCTCGGGCGAAGTATCCTTCTGTTTCTCCTTGAGCAGCAGGCGTTCACTGCCTGGATAGTCATAGCGATTAAGGTGGGTGATTATCTGCCAGCGGCGCTCTGGCGTGAGCGTGATGCCGGGCAGTGACTCTCTCTCATCGAGCAGCGCAGCAAGGTGACTCTTGGCTTGATGACTGACGGCAAAATGCAGGTAGTTGTCGAACCACAGAGATTGCAGCGCGGGATCAGCCTTGTTGCTGATGGTCAGGCGCAGGCTCATCTGGGCGATGGCGTTGAGGGCCTGACGGCTATAGCGCTGCTGATTGGGACTCATCTGCTCCAGCAGGGCCTTGGCCTGTTTAAGCTGGTCTTGAGCACTGACCAGCACCTGGGGATCGGTTTCAGCTGGCAGGTTCACCAGGGTGCTGCCGATAAAGCGGGGCAGGGGCAGTTCGCCCGCCAGCACAGACTCCCACAGGGATTGCCACAGCATGCGTCTGAGATCGGATTCTTCCAGGCTGCCAAGGTGCAAGAGGGCCGTCTCGAGAGAGGCCTTGTCCAGCTTGACCCTGACGTAGGCCTTGTTCTGATAGTTGCTAAACACCAAGTCGGGACAGCGCACTCCTTTGAGGCGCTTGACCTCGGTGCTCGCGCCCTGGTAATTGACTTCGCTCACCAGATTCTTGTGCAGGCCATGTCGCCCCAGGGTAAACAGACCTAGCTTGACCCTCTGTGTGCTAGCCAGATCGCCGTTATGTTGTTTGAGGTCAAAGCGCGATATGCGATCGCCTGCGCAGCTGAACTCTGCCTCAAGGCGGGTAACGCCGGCGCGCTTAAAGGCCGCCTGGCTCCATTGGCTCAGGGGCTGTTTGGTAACCTGCTCTAGGCTCGAAATAAAGTCATTCAGGTCGGCATTTTGCAGGGCAAAGCGCTCGAGATAATTGCCAATGCCCTGATAGAAGTTGGTATCGCCCAGCATAAATTTCAGCTGATTAAGTTGGGCGATCGCCTTGTTTTGACTCGGCAGGGGATCTTGCGAAAACAGCTCCAGGCTGTTGGCGATCTGCTGCTCCACCTGCTCTGGGCTGCGGATAAAACTCTGTTGCTCATCGGCCTGAGTCTGGCCAAACAGCTGGGCCTCGCCGTCGTCGGCAACCAGATAGGCCAGACTCTGATTGAGCCAGAGCTGATCCCACCACTTGAGGGTGACCAGATTGCCCAGCCACTGCTCGGCCAATGCCCGCAGGATCTCACGGCGAGGTGTGCCCTGGGGCAGGTTTCGCTCATCGAAGGCGGTCTGAGCCTGACTGGCGCGAAACTCACTCGGCAGGTGAGGCACGATTGCCTGGGTGTAGTGACCGAAGGGGTACTTGCTGCCAAGACGCTGCTGATAATGGCTAAGGGCCTGCTGGGTTTGTGACAGCCAGGTCTCGGCATCGATTGATTCTGCCTGGGACTGACGGGCGAACAGCAGCAGCGCTATGCCCTCGGCCTCACTCTGCCAGGTTTGATAAGGCCCCGCGAGCAGGGAGAAGTTATGGGGGCTGACCGGCTCGCTCTGCATAAACTGCCAAAGACTGTTTTCGCCTGCTGGCTGATGGTTCTCGCCCACAGTCTGACGGCTCTCATCTAATGCCTGATGGCTCTCGCCCATTGGCTGATGGCTCTGCACCTTGGCCGCGCTGGCGACTTGCCAGTCGCTGGGTGCCAACACGCTCAGCCGATAGCTGGCCCTGAGATCTGGCTGATCAAACTGCGGCGCCAGGGTCTGGGCGCTGGAGGGCAGGAAATGGCTGTAGAGATAGCGAAGACCATCCTTGGGGTCGATAAACTCGATAAGCCCTTGGTCTTCATGGCTGTAGGGACTGCTAAAGTCCACCTTTATCAGGTTGGCGCCGCCCTGTAACAGGCTGGCCGGGATCACCAGAGTGTGGCCATCATAGTTGGGGTAAAGTTTCTGGCCGTTGATGACAAGTTGACTGATGAGCGCCTGCTCCAGATCTAGGCTCAAGGCCTGCTGGGTATCGGCTAACTGAAACTGGATCTGCGCCTCGCCCTTGAAGCGTCTCGCCTGGGTAAGGTCGAGGTGCAGCTGGTAGCTGACCTGACTAACTCTGCTGGCACGCTGCTTGGCGACACTGGCGCTGATGCCGAGGGACTTTTCGCTGCGCTGGTTGCTGCCGGGGGAGGTGCTTTGACATGCGCCGATAAGGAGGCAGAGGAGGAGGCTAGCGCACAGGGAAAACAGTCTCAAAATGGGTCCTTCTTATTCTATAGGCTCGAGGGCTTGTCGGTTTGGCTGGCAGTCAAGGGGCGGGTAAACAGCCGCATCACGAATGAGTGCCAAGGGCCGCCACATTCTACCCGACTCTACCGCTCGGCAGTAGAATTTATCGACAAAAATTCTGTCTCTTCGCCTGCTTTAGGCGATTGCTCGCCGATGACAAGAGATAAAAAAACCAGCCTTGGGCTGGTTTTTTATAGGAACTGCTGGCTTACATGCCGAGGAAAGACTTCGACTTGGTCTTGCGGATCTCTTTCTCGTCAGACCATTCGATCAGGCCGGTTTCCAGATCCATCAGGCGCATGGTCATCTTGTAGTAGACATCCTTAGTGCTGCCATCTTGCTTAACTATGCTCGACAGGTTGCCGTACAGCATATACTGAGCACCGATCTGACGGCCGAAGTTGATGGCGGTCGATGGGTCGACCATGCCGGCATTGTTTTGATAATCCAGTTGCTTGCGTACCGTGTCGACCTTAGTCATGTCGATGAAGCGGAACTTACCTGAGCGCAGCAGCTTGTTGCTGATGGAGTCGGTAACCGATTCGGTGTCGATATGCTCTGAGGTCTTGTTCTTAATCTTGTCGACGAAGATGACGGGACGATCTTTGGCTGTCATGGCGACCACTGGCGGGAAGCTCAGCATGCTGTCGACCATCTTGGCAGTGATCGCCTGAAGATCCGTAGAACCGAAGTTTTCATTAACGGTTTCGACTTCAGTTGCATCACCGTACTGCACCTTAGATTGACAGCCCGCCAGGCCAATCGCCACGGCGATGATAAAAATGAGGTTGAATTTTTTCATAAAAATACCGATTCCTTAGTCTTGATTAGATGATTATTGAATAAAAACGGGTGAAATTACCAGTCTCAATTATCCAAATTAATGTGGTTTTATCGCTTTGTACGTCAATCGCTTGCGTCTGGGACTGCCCCAGGCGGATTTGATACTGGCCCGCATCCAGATAACGCCGTCCTAACTGTGCCTGCTTGGGCAGGGTCAACCAGCTACGCCTGTCGGCCTGCTCTGTGACCACGTTAAAGATCTGCATGGCGATGGCGCCGGCATCGAACTCATCATTGCGCCGCTTAGATTCACTGCGCACGCTGCGGGCCATCTCTGCCTTGGCGTAGATCCTCGCGGCCTGGCGAAACAGGGCGCTGGGGAGCTCCTCCTTGAGGGCGGTGATCGCCAGGGCGTCGATATTGGCGAGTGGCGCCGTTTGTAGCACTGTGCCTAGGCCGACGATCTCCCCTTGAGGCGCGCTTACCCTGCCCGGGGCATAGGTGGCCAGGGATGCTGTCTGCCAGTTGCCGTGGATACGAAACGGCACGGTAAAGCTTTGCTTCTCGGGGACAAATCCCCGCTCGAGCAGGATCACCACCTGGCCCTGTCCTGCCTTTGCCAGCTTGGCGTCGCCCCAACGACGCTTAAACTCTTCATACTGTGGCATGGCCAGTTTCTTGGCCAGACGCACCAGATCTTGCTGCAGATAGGGGTTGTCAGGGCTTATCTGCGCCGCCTTGCGATAATCGATGAAGGCGTCGTTCTCTTCCCCTAGCAGCTCATGCAGCAGGCCTGTGGTGTAGTAACTATAGGCGTTGAGGAAGGAACTAGTGGTGGTGCCTGCCGCCTGCCCGAGTCGATTGACCTCGGCGTCTATGGTGCCGTTGGCCATCGCCTGCACCGAGGCCTGGGATTTCTGGTATCTGGCCTGCTCGCTCTGTTGTAGCTCGTTGCTGCGCCTGACCTCCACCAGTGCCCCCTGACTGTCTCGGCTAAAGAGATAGTTTAAGGCCTGATATTGGTGCAGCATGATGCGCTCATAACCTGGGCCGCGATAGGGGATCACATTGTCGTTGATAAACAAACTGCTGGCGGTGGCGCCAAGGTCGGATGCGCTGATCACCGCCTGCTCATCAAACTTCTGGTAGGCATCGACCGCCTGCCGGTAATAGGCTTTGCTGGCCTCGAAGTTGCCGGTGATCTGGGCGATACGCCCCGCTTCCTGGGCGTACAGCAGCCCATCTTGTCCCGTGATGGCATCGTCGAACTGTCGATAGAGGGCGGCATCGCCTTGCCTGCCGAGCTCGGCCTTCACCGGTGCCAACTGAGAGGGGTAGCTGATGAACACGCTGTTAAAGGCGCAGCCCGATAGGGTGAGCGACAAGAGCGCGCCGGCAAATGCCGCGCGGTATCGACTTGAGACTCGGTTATGGGGGCTGCTTTGGTGTGGCATAGCGGGTCAGATCCTTTGTAAAGCAAGTTCCGTCAAATGGCTCCGCGCCCAGCGCGGCATCGATTTAATAGTGAGGTGGTGGCGTCTCTTCCGCCTGACTGGCGATGTTGCTGGGTTCGACCTGGGAGAGCTTGCTGGTGAGCAGGCGTAACTTCTCCTGTTGGTCCGCCAGCAGGTCATTGAGCCTGATCACCTGCTGGTTCAGTGACTCTATGGTGTCATCCTGAAAAGCCAGTTTCATCTCAAGATCTTCGATTCGTTGTTCTAGTTGCACCAATTTAAATCCTCTATCAATCGGGCTTGGGCCAGGTCTCCAGCAAGCCATTGCTGCTAAAGCTGATGATCTGCCCATTAATGGTTTCAGCCACAGAGTATACAACGGCGCCCTTGATTTGGGCACGCTCGGTGCGGGTAACTTGCCAGTTGGCGCGCATTTTTCCATCGGCTACCCGCCAAACGCTCACTTCTCTGGCGGGAGTGCCCGTTAGCAGTGTCTGATTATCTTTGGTAAAGCGCGCGGTGGAAAAGTTCATTGTGCGGCGTTTTATTTTAAGCGACGACACAGGTTTACCTGTCTGGGTCTGCCAGATGTCGGCCTTGTTGGTGCTGTCGGCGGCAAACGCCAGGCTGGCATCTTGACTCAGGCTCACCTCTAATACCCGGCTGGGGAGTTGCCACTGGTGCAAAGGCTGGCCCGTGTTGGCCTGCCAGAGGAAGACTTTATTGTCGTTGCCGCCCGACAGCGCCCAGCGGCCGTCGGCGGACAGGGCGACGCTGTTGACCTTTTCGCTGTGGCCGAGAAATTTGATCAGGGTATCTGTCTGGTGATTGAGCGACATGACGCTGCCGTCGGTGAGGCCGATGAGCAGGGTACCGTTATCGGCCAGCGCCAGACACTGACCGTTGGCGGGCAGGGACCACCATCCCAAGGGTTGACCGTCGTCCATGTTCCACAGGGCCACCGAGTCGCGGCTGAGGGAGGCGGCATATTTCAGGTTGTCCGACAGGGCCGTGGCTATCGCCGTGCCGCCCGCTTTACCGTGGAGCCACTGATATTTAAGCGTTTTCTTGCTGAGGTCCCAGAGCTGTAGGTTGTTGCTGGTGGTGCTGACTAACAGATATCGGGCCTGGGGGGAGAGGCTGGCGTCATAGCTGGGTTCGGCGACCAGGCTGCTCACCTCGGGCTTAGGCTGGCAAGCGCTCAGCAGGAGTGTACAAGCAATCAGTGTACAAAAATGTAGCAATCTGGTTCTGCTCATGAACTTGTTCCTGGTTGCGTTGTCTCTAGCTCAAAGGTTTTCGCCTGGCGTAAGGGCGCCAGCCGACATTGATGAAACTTAATCAATGTAATTGGTATATGTTAATTAACTAGTATAAAGTGGTTCGTCTTAGAAGAGTAAGGTTATTGTAACCACAAGAAAATGCTGAGGAAGCTTTAATGAAGTCCATTTATAAAATGTCACTGGTCGCGTTGGCGGTGGTTGGTCTAACTGCTTGTAACCAAGAACAAAAAGTAACAAAACCGGCAGAAGTTAAACTTGAGACCCAAGCGCAGAAGCAAGCCTATAGTGTAGGTGCGTCTATCGGTAAATATATGTCTGGTCATATCAAAGAGCAGGAAGAGCTAGGTCTACCAGTCGATCGTAGCCTGATCATTCAAGGCTTTAGCAATGGTCTGAACGATGAGCTTAAGCTGACTGAAGAAGAGATGCAGACAGTACTGCAAGGCCTAGACGAGCAGCTAAATGAGAAGCGTCAGGCGCAAGCCACTGCACTGGCAGAGAAAGCCAAGGCTGAGAGCGCGGCTTTCTTAGAAGCCAACAAGGCAAAAGAAGGCGTAACGACCACAGATTCAGGTCTGCAGTATGAAGTG is a window from the Shewanella loihica PV-4 genome containing:
- the fkpA gene encoding FKBP-type peptidyl-prolyl cis-trans isomerase, translating into MKSIYKMSLVALAVVGLTACNQEQKVTKPAEVKLETQAQKQAYSVGASIGKYMSGHIKEQEELGLPVDRSLIIQGFSNGLNDELKLTEEEMQTVLQGLDEQLNEKRQAQATALAEKAKAESAAFLEANKAKEGVTTTDSGLQYEVITEGTGDKPSAEDTVEVHYVGTLIDGTEFDSSIARGQSAKFPLNRVIPGWTEGVQLMSVGSKYRFVIPAELAYGSRDTGSIPANSTLIFEVELLSIEKAAPAAEEAAAAK
- a CDS encoding SlyX family protein; this translates as MVQLEQRIEDLEMKLAFQDDTIESLNQQVIRLNDLLADQQEKLRLLTSKLSQVEPSNIASQAEETPPPHY
- a CDS encoding phosphoribosyltransferase, with product MSEKHFITAQELLEDSFRLAAQVYESGFRPQFIVGIWRGGAPIGIAVQEYFDFKKVETDHIAVRTSSYYGIGTDKQSKQIKVHGLHYIVENANADDGLLIVDDVFDSGRSIHALKEKLAELMRLNMPTDVRIACPYYKPKNTAVSLKPDYFIHESEDWLVFPHEVSGLSPEEIANGKGDLKNIKELFV
- a CDS encoding alkaline phosphatase D family protein, with protein sequence MKTNYSRRDFLAMSAKGVGAAVVSYGLMGCSSSDDDKQETAPKVQFLHGIASGDPTPSAVILWTRVTPDTDGDVKVGWEIASDANFTQMISNGETTTNADRDYTVKVDAIGLDSGTAYYYRFMSGEQVSSVGMTKTLPEGAVEQVKLAVMSCANFPAGYFNVYELAGQQEGLDAVVHLGDYIYEYGRGGYASEHAAELGREVLPAGELFTLSDYRTRYGQYRSDESLQTLHAKVPFITVWDDHEVANDTWSGGAENHNEGEGDFEARKMGALQAYFEWLPIRPWREGNHEEIYRSFSFGDLVDLHMLDTRVLARDKQLDYADYVDATTGAMDSARFMADVTSTERTLLGAEQLQWLQASLLGATGKWQVLGQQILMGTMMLPAAIAMQKLSVYEYAELGALAQLAARAAANDPTLTPQEYSFLIGNQYKLTPEVMALLQLPSIPYNLDAWDGYAYEREVILATAKQKGANLVVIAGDTHNAWANELKDSHGDLVGVEYATSSVSSPGLEYYLGIPADQQSVTEAGVVDLVDGLKYTNLRDRGFMVLTFTSEAVRSDWHFVDTILDSEFSEATEKHYAAMTMAGEPKITAA
- a CDS encoding COG3014 family protein; protein product: MPHQSSPHNRVSSRYRAAFAGALLSLTLSGCAFNSVFISYPSQLAPVKAELGRQGDAALYRQFDDAITGQDGLLYAQEAGRIAQITGNFEASKAYYRQAVDAYQKFDEQAVISASDLGATASSLFINDNVIPYRGPGYERIMLHQYQALNYLFSRDSQGALVEVRRSNELQQSEQARYQKSQASVQAMANGTIDAEVNRLGQAAGTTTSSFLNAYSYYTTGLLHELLGEENDAFIDYRKAAQISPDNPYLQQDLVRLAKKLAMPQYEEFKRRWGDAKLAKAGQGQVVILLERGFVPEKQSFTVPFRIHGNWQTASLATYAPGRVSAPQGEIVGLGTVLQTAPLANIDALAITALKEELPSALFRQAARIYAKAEMARSVRSESKRRNDEFDAGAIAMQIFNVVTEQADRRSWLTLPKQAQLGRRYLDAGQYQIRLGQSQTQAIDVQSDKTTLIWIIETGNFTRFYSIII
- a CDS encoding ERAP1-like C-terminal domain-containing protein, with protein sequence MRLFSLCASLLLCLLIGACQSTSPGSNQRSEKSLGISASVAKQRASRVSQVSYQLHLDLTQARRFKGEAQIQFQLADTQQALSLDLEQALISQLVINGQKLYPNYDGHTLVIPASLLQGGANLIKVDFSSPYSHEDQGLIEFIDPKDGLRYLYSHFLPSSAQTLAPQFDQPDLRASYRLSVLAPSDWQVASAAKVQSHQPMGESHQALDESRQTVGENHQPAGENSLWQFMQSEPVSPHNFSLLAGPYQTWQSEAEGIALLLFARQSQAESIDAETWLSQTQQALSHYQQRLGSKYPFGHYTQAIVPHLPSEFRASQAQTAFDERNLPQGTPRREILRALAEQWLGNLVTLKWWDQLWLNQSLAYLVADDGEAQLFGQTQADEQQSFIRSPEQVEQQIANSLELFSQDPLPSQNKAIAQLNQLKFMLGDTNFYQGIGNYLERFALQNADLNDFISSLEQVTKQPLSQWSQAAFKRAGVTRLEAEFSCAGDRISRFDLKQHNGDLASTQRVKLGLFTLGRHGLHKNLVSEVNYQGASTEVKRLKGVRCPDLVFSNYQNKAYVRVKLDKASLETALLHLGSLEESDLRRMLWQSLWESVLAGELPLPRFIGSTLVNLPAETDPQVLVSAQDQLKQAKALLEQMSPNQQRYSRQALNAIAQMSLRLTISNKADPALQSLWFDNYLHFAVSHQAKSHLAALLDERESLPGITLTPERRWQIITHLNRYDYPGSERLLLKEKQKDTSPEGQAAALGALVARPSAKEKRQWFERIQAHSKESDPQLLEKLTQVMRHLYPSEQKAPSQASAEQRLAELAEVDKRNSQAFMQSYTANLLPRSCSYASLLRLQALLDKPEGYSPTTLRGINRTIAAEQECIRVQEAMQPNP
- a CDS encoding WD40 repeat domain-containing protein, encoding MSRTRLLHFCTLIACTLLLSACQPKPEVSSLVAEPSYDASLSPQARYLLVSTTSNNLQLWDLSKKTLKYQWLHGKAGGTAIATALSDNLKYAASLSRDSVALWNMDDGQPLGWWSLPANGQCLALADNGTLLIGLTDGSVMSLNHQTDTLIKFLGHSEKVNSVALSADGRWALSGGNDNKVFLWQANTGQPLHQWQLPSRVLEVSLSQDASLAFAADSTNKADIWQTQTGKPVSSLKIKRRTMNFSTARFTKDNQTLLTGTPAREVSVWRVADGKMRANWQVTRTERAQIKGAVVYSVAETINGQIISFSSNGLLETWPKPD
- the lpoB gene encoding penicillin-binding protein activator LpoB, translated to MKKFNLIFIIAVAIGLAGCQSKVQYGDATEVETVNENFGSTDLQAITAKMVDSMLSFPPVVAMTAKDRPVIFVDKIKNKTSEHIDTESVTDSISNKLLRSGKFRFIDMTKVDTVRKQLDYQNNAGMVDPSTAINFGRQIGAQYMLYGNLSSIVKQDGSTKDVYYKMTMRLMDLETGLIEWSDEKEIRKTKSKSFLGM